Within the Oncorhynchus mykiss isolate Arlee chromosome 4, USDA_OmykA_1.1, whole genome shotgun sequence genome, the region TAAATACGTTGAAATGAAAGAACATTTATAAAATACAAATGTTGACTGTAATTTTGATCTTTCAATATGACTATAACTTAAATAACTATGCGCacaatttatttattatttattttattttacattcaGTTTTTAACCCATAGACGTTCTATTGGCCACCTAATTTCCGTCTCGTGACGTTTTGGGCAAAgatgttgttctgtctgtgttTTGGGTGTTAACATATTTCCTGTTATCGCAGCAGCTAAAAAAACATCACATATTCATGTATATTAATCAGAAGAAGACACCTTTTTTTAATCAGAAGAAGACACACAGTAACCTGGGAGATGGCAGAGCAGGCGAACAGACTGCGCAAGCAATTAGAATCAGCTAATTTCGACCCGCAGAATTATGTCAAGAATCTCTCACAACAATCTGATGGCGACAGAGATTTGCAGGAACATCGTCAAAAAATACAGACCCTGGCAGATGAAACGGCTCAAAACCTGAAGAAAAATGTATACAAGAATTACAGACAGTTCATTGAAACTGCCAAAGAGATTTCATACTTGGAGAGTGAGATGTACCAACTAAGTCATATTTTGACAGAGCAGAAAAGTATAATGGAGAGCATTACCCAGTCTTTGCTCTCAACAGATAAGGATGAGACTGCGAAGGAGATGCTGGCAGCATTCCCTAAAGACACAGAGGAAGTGAAACAGAGAACACTGACTACACTGCTTGAGAAAGTGGAGGGGTGcaaaaacattatggacacccCAGGCAGGTATTTAGTGTACAATGGCGACCTGGTTGAATATGATGTGGACAACATGGCACAACTTCAAAAAGTGCATGCCTTCCTGATGAATGACTGCCTTCTTATTGCCACCTGGTTAGCAAATCGCCGTGGTACAGTGAAGTACAAATACAATGCACTGTATGATCTGGAGAGCTTTGCCATTGTCAACGTGAAGGACCACCCCCCAATGAAGGACATGTTCAAAATCCTGATGTTCCCCGAAAGCCGCATATTTCAGGCAGAAAACAGCAAGATTAAAAAGGAGTGGCTGGAGATCCTTGATGAGACCAAGAAAAACAAAGTGACAAAAGAAAAACACAAGAAGGAAGAGGTAGAGGTTCCCAACTCACCAGTGAGACCAGAAGCCTCGGTTTCAACCAACCCTTTTGATGACAAAGAGACCAACCCTTTTGACTCAGAGGAGGCAGTGGATCTGAGCTTGGAGTGGATCCAGGAGCTTCCCGAGGACCTGGACGTGTGCATTGCCCAGCGGGACTTTGAAGGTGGCGTGGACCTCCTGGACAAGCTGAATGACTACCTGAAGGACCAGCCTGTCAATCTGAGGGTGAAAAACCTCAGGGTGAAGGTGGATGAGCGTGTCCGACAGCTGACAGAGGTGCTGGTGTTTGAGCTTTCTCCTGACCGTTCCCTCCGCGGAGGGCCCAAAGCGACCCGTCGGGCCGTGTCTCAGTTAATCCGGCTGGGGCAGCCCACCAAAGCCTGTGAGCTCTTCCTTAAGAACCGAGCCGCTGCTGTGCAGACCGCCATCCGCCAGCTGCGCATTGAGGGGGCTACTCTGCTCTACATACACAAGCTTTGCAACATCTTCTTCACTAGCCTGCTGGAGACAGCCAAAGAATTTGAGATGGACTTTGCCGGTAACACAGGCTGCTACTCTGCATTTGTGGTCTGGTCCCGGTCATCCATGAAGATGTTTGTGAATGCATTCAGTGGGCAGGTGTTTGACAGCAAAGAGAGCCTCTCCACTGCAGCTGAGTGTGTCAAGGTGGCCAAGGAGCACTGCAAGCAGCTCAGTGAGATTGGCCTGGACCTCACCTTCACACTGCAGTCCCTCTTGGTTAAAGACATCAAGTCAGCCCTGCAAAGCTACAAGGAGATAATCATTGAGGCCACCAAGCACCGCAACTCTGAGGAGATGTGGAGGAAGATGAACCTGATGACTCCAGAGGCTCTCACAAAGCTGAAGGAGGAAATGTGCAGCTGCGGCATGAGCAGCTTCAATCAGTATACAGGAGACGACTGCTGGGTCAACCTCAGCTACACCCTCGTGGCCTTCACC harbors:
- the LOC110522226 gene encoding exocyst complex component 8, with translation MAEQANRLRKQLESANFDPQNYVKNLSQQSDGDRDLQEHRQKIQTLADETAQNLKKNVYKNYRQFIETAKEISYLESEMYQLSHILTEQKSIMESITQSLLSTDKDETAKEMLAAFPKDTEEVKQRTLTTLLEKVEGCKNIMDTPGRYLVYNGDLVEYDVDNMAQLQKVHAFLMNDCLLIATWLANRRGTVKYKYNALYDLESFAIVNVKDHPPMKDMFKILMFPESRIFQAENSKIKKEWLEILDETKKNKVTKEKHKKEEVEVPNSPVRPEASVSTNPFDDKETNPFDSEEAVDLSLEWIQELPEDLDVCIAQRDFEGGVDLLDKLNDYLKDQPVNLRVKNLRVKVDERVRQLTEVLVFELSPDRSLRGGPKATRRAVSQLIRLGQPTKACELFLKNRAAAVQTAIRQLRIEGATLLYIHKLCNIFFTSLLETAKEFEMDFAGNTGCYSAFVVWSRSSMKMFVNAFSGQVFDSKESLSTAAECVKVAKEHCKQLSEIGLDLTFTLQSLLVKDIKSALQSYKEIIIEATKHRNSEEMWRKMNLMTPEALTKLKEEMCSCGMSSFNQYTGDDCWVNLSYTLVAFTKQMMAFLEEGLKLYFPELHMVLLESLREIILVAVQHVDYSLRCEQEAEKKAFILQNASFLHDTVLPVVEKRFEEGVGKPAKQLQDLRKSARTIRVNPDSTMSQV